The Chryseobacterium indicum genome includes a window with the following:
- the gltX gene encoding glutamate--tRNA ligase, with product MDKVRVRFAPSPTGPLHLGGVRTALYDYLFAKNQGGEFVLRIEDTDTARYVEGAEEYIEEALEWCGIIADESPKKGGKFAPYRQSERRHIYDKYTEQILKTDYAYIAFDTAEELDAIRAEYEARGDVFSYDNKSRNRLRNSIALSEEEVQKLLDEKTPYVVRFKMPIDRTLNLVDIIRGNSSVNTNTLDDKVLVKNDGMPTYHFANIIDDHEMEISHVIRGEEWLPSLGLHTLLYEAMGWEAPQFAHLSLILKPEGKGKLSKRDGDKFGFPVFPLNFTDPATGNVSKGYRESGYLPEAFINMVALLGWSPADDKEILSLDEMAKEFYLNKVHKAGARFSKEKAEWFNHQYIQKTSDEDLLNILKNSDLNLTLSDDKLLKVIKLMKERATFPKDIYENGKFFFEAPASYDEKASKKAWNDETSAILGELASNLEGADFNAENLKQTVHDFAENKGLGMGKVMMPLRLSLVGELKGPDVPDIMELLGKEETISRINNAINNFK from the coding sequence ATGGACAAAGTAAGAGTACGTTTTGCTCCAAGTCCTACGGGACCTTTACATTTAGGAGGCGTAAGAACCGCATTATACGATTATCTTTTTGCTAAAAATCAAGGAGGTGAATTTGTATTGAGAATTGAAGATACAGATACCGCAAGATACGTTGAAGGAGCAGAAGAATACATTGAGGAAGCCCTTGAATGGTGCGGAATTATTGCCGATGAAAGCCCGAAAAAAGGAGGAAAATTCGCTCCGTACAGACAATCTGAGAGAAGACATATTTACGATAAATATACAGAGCAGATCTTAAAAACAGATTATGCTTACATTGCTTTTGATACTGCTGAAGAACTGGACGCGATCCGTGCAGAATATGAGGCAAGAGGAGACGTTTTTTCTTATGACAATAAATCAAGAAACCGTTTGAGAAACAGTATTGCACTTTCTGAAGAGGAAGTTCAGAAATTGCTGGATGAAAAAACGCCGTATGTCGTGAGATTCAAAATGCCGATCGACAGAACATTAAATCTTGTAGACATCATTAGAGGAAATTCGTCCGTGAATACCAATACTTTAGACGATAAAGTTCTTGTAAAAAACGATGGAATGCCGACTTATCACTTCGCCAACATCATCGATGACCACGAAATGGAAATTTCTCACGTTATCCGTGGTGAAGAATGGCTGCCTTCTTTAGGACTACACACTTTATTATATGAAGCAATGGGTTGGGAAGCGCCTCAGTTTGCCCATCTTTCCTTGATTTTAAAACCTGAAGGAAAAGGAAAACTAAGCAAAAGAGATGGCGATAAATTCGGGTTTCCAGTCTTTCCTTTGAATTTTACAGATCCTGCAACAGGAAATGTTTCCAAAGGATACAGAGAAAGCGGATATCTTCCTGAAGCATTTATCAATATGGTTGCACTTTTGGGATGGTCTCCTGCAGACGATAAAGAAATTTTATCTCTGGACGAAATGGCAAAAGAATTTTATCTGAATAAAGTTCATAAAGCCGGAGCAAGATTCAGCAAAGAAAAAGCAGAATGGTTCAATCATCAGTACATCCAGAAAACTTCGGATGAAGATTTACTGAATATTCTTAAAAATTCAGATTTAAATTTAACATTGTCAGACGATAAACTGTTAAAAGTGATTAAGCTGATGAAAGAAAGAGCTACTTTCCCGAAAGACATCTACGAAAACGGAAAATTTTTCTTCGAAGCACCCGCTTCTTATGACGAAAAAGCATCCAAGAAAGCCTGGAATGATGAAACTTCGGCAATTTTAGGGGAATTGGCTTCAAATCTTGAAGGAGCTGATTTTAATGCTGAAAATCTTAAGCAGACGGTTCATGATTTCGCGGAAAATAAAGGTCTGGGAATGGGTAAAGTGATGATGCCTTTACGTTTATCGTTGGTTGGAGAACTGAAAGGACCAGATGTTCCGGACATTATGGAACTTCTTGGAAAAGAGGAGACTATCTCCAGAATAAACAATGCTATCAATAATTTTAAATAG
- a CDS encoding glycosyl transferase family 90 — MAQVKKQNKLSFYIQGFARGLFPVQSFEKKIDDLYKTVSQEQLKTVEKRVDYYNKISVETLVNHSGTTIADLLKPKTPKAYYFDTYEYARYFPKDLKIDFAFGDVNTILDFPKITKSRPIHGNNENNILLNLDKARHFVSVKDNLNFSEKKNIMIGRAAVHQEHRKRFYEKYFNNPLCDLGQVNKNGNQEWIKPKISIGEHLKNKFILSLEGNDVATNLKWIMSSNSIAVSPPLKMETWYMEGTLKPDVHFIGIDENYENLEEKLQYYIDHENEALEIIRNAKEYRAQFNDKNVENLISLLVLKKYFNYIR; from the coding sequence ATGGCACAAGTTAAAAAACAGAATAAGTTATCTTTTTATATTCAGGGATTTGCACGAGGATTATTTCCTGTACAATCTTTCGAAAAAAAGATTGATGATCTCTATAAAACAGTCTCTCAAGAACAGCTTAAAACTGTTGAAAAAAGAGTAGACTATTACAATAAAATTTCCGTTGAAACTCTGGTAAATCATTCCGGAACTACGATTGCAGATCTTTTGAAGCCCAAAACTCCAAAAGCCTATTATTTTGATACCTATGAGTATGCAAGATATTTTCCGAAAGATTTAAAGATTGATTTTGCATTTGGTGATGTCAATACCATCCTTGATTTTCCCAAAATAACGAAAAGCCGTCCTATTCATGGAAATAATGAGAACAATATTTTACTGAATCTGGACAAAGCAAGACATTTTGTATCTGTAAAAGACAATCTTAATTTTTCTGAAAAGAAAAATATCATGATCGGAAGAGCGGCAGTTCATCAGGAACACCGAAAAAGATTTTATGAAAAGTATTTTAACAATCCGCTTTGTGATCTGGGACAGGTAAACAAAAATGGAAATCAGGAGTGGATAAAACCTAAGATTTCTATCGGGGAACATCTGAAGAATAAATTTATTTTGAGTCTTGAAGGAAATGATGTTGCCACAAATTTAAAATGGATCATGTCTTCTAATTCTATTGCCGTTTCGCCGCCTTTAAAGATGGAAACATGGTATATGGAAGGAACTTTAAAACCGGATGTACATTTTATCGGGATTGATGAGAATTATGAAAATCTTGAGGAAAAACTTCAGTATTATATAGATCATGAAAATGAAGCTTTGGAAATAATACGAAATGCCAAAGAATACAGAGCGCAGTTTAATGATAAAAATGTTGAAAATTTAATATCACTTTTGGTATTGAAAAAATATTTTAACTACATTCGCTAA
- a CDS encoding phosphomannose isomerase type II C-terminal cupin domain: MLEIGERPWGKYYVLADEPHYKLKRIEVNPGQKLSYQYHHKRQEQWTIIEGNATIVLDDKEISLSYGESIFIPLGAKHRIMNLSDKPVVFIEVQTGTYFGEDDIVRLEDEYDRN; encoded by the coding sequence ATGCTAGAAATCGGAGAAAGACCTTGGGGAAAATATTATGTTTTAGCGGATGAGCCACATTATAAGCTGAAAAGAATAGAAGTAAATCCGGGGCAGAAATTATCTTACCAGTATCATCATAAAAGACAGGAACAGTGGACGATTATAGAAGGTAATGCGACCATCGTTCTGGATGATAAGGAGATCAGTTTATCTTACGGTGAAAGTATTTTTATACCTCTTGGTGCGAAACACAGAATAATGAATCTTTCGGATAAGCCGGTCGTTTTTATTGAAGTACAGACCGGAACGTATTTCGGAGAGGACGATATTGTGAGACTCGAGGATGAATATGACAGGAATTAA
- a CDS encoding DUF4422 domain-containing protein produces MNTKIIVATHKEKALLNNEMFLPIQVNAKVSDYTIDSTYLSDSTLDNISEKNYTFNELTALYWAWKNLKNPAIFGLMHYRRYLDINYKKRLFKKEPQNILESVQKNDSRLNKLLDTKKTEKSTIKYLKKYDFLVPRPAICSINGIITSLENDYKHNHNPEDWDICMDIIREKFPDYDESITKYLENGSNFYIGNMFITRYELMNDYCNWLFTILFETERKITFSDDPYQRRVIGFLSERLFTLYILHNNFRLKHLPILFVE; encoded by the coding sequence ATGAATACTAAAATAATCGTTGCCACTCACAAAGAAAAAGCATTGCTTAATAATGAAATGTTTTTACCTATTCAGGTAAATGCTAAAGTTAGTGATTATACTATTGACTCAACTTATTTATCCGATAGTACATTAGATAATATTTCTGAGAAAAATTATACATTCAATGAATTAACAGCATTATATTGGGCTTGGAAAAATCTAAAAAATCCAGCTATTTTCGGGTTAATGCACTATCGGAGATATTTGGATATCAATTATAAAAAAAGATTATTTAAAAAAGAACCACAAAACATTCTTGAGTCTGTACAAAAGAATGATTCCAGATTAAATAAACTTCTTGATACAAAAAAAACAGAAAAAAGTACAATAAAATATTTAAAAAAATATGATTTTCTGGTTCCACGTCCTGCGATATGCAGTATTAACGGAATTATAACTTCTCTTGAAAATGATTATAAACATAATCATAACCCGGAAGATTGGGATATTTGTATGGATATTATTCGGGAAAAATTTCCAGATTATGACGAAAGTATCACAAAATATCTTGAAAATGGCAGTAATTTCTATATAGGAAATATGTTTATTACAAGATATGAGCTTATGAACGATTACTGCAATTGGCTTTTTACGATTCTATTTGAGACAGAACGAAAAATAACCTTTAGTGATGATCCTTATCAAAGAAGAGTCATCGGTTTTTTATCCGAGAGACTTTTCACCCTATATATATTACATAACAATTTCAGGTTAAAACATTTACCTATTCTTTTTGTAGAATAG
- the glf gene encoding UDP-galactopyranose mutase: protein MKYDYLIVGAGLFGSIFAYEARKRNKKCLIIDKRNHKGGNIYCENINGINIHKYGAHIFHTNDKEIWDYVNQFAEFNNYINSPIAFAKGKYYNLPFNMNTFYQLWGTKTPSEALKIINSQRKSYGKENPKNLEEQAISLVGKDIYDILIKEYTEKQWGRKASELPSFIIKRLPVRFTFNNNYFNDKYQGIPIGGYNVIIDNLLKDIEVRTEVNFFDNRNYYEGIANKIVFTGQIDEFFEYQFGALEYRSLRFEHESIDTENFQGNAVINYNDAEYPFTRIIEHKHFEFGNQEKTVITREFPDDWSVGKEAYYPINNEENQQKFEKYKALAKNTENVIFGGRLAEFRYYDMHQIVGSALAKVKKEFNEY from the coding sequence ATGAAATATGATTATTTAATAGTAGGAGCAGGTCTTTTCGGAAGTATATTTGCTTATGAAGCCCGGAAAAGAAATAAAAAATGTCTGATTATTGATAAACGTAATCATAAAGGAGGCAATATCTATTGTGAAAATATAAACGGTATTAATATCCATAAATACGGAGCGCATATTTTTCATACAAATGATAAGGAAATATGGGATTATGTAAATCAGTTTGCTGAATTTAACAACTATATAAATTCTCCCATAGCCTTTGCCAAAGGTAAATATTATAACCTTCCGTTTAATATGAATACCTTTTATCAGCTTTGGGGAACTAAAACTCCTTCTGAGGCTCTGAAAATAATTAATAGCCAAAGAAAATCTTATGGAAAAGAAAACCCTAAAAATTTAGAAGAACAGGCAATTTCTTTGGTAGGAAAAGATATTTATGACATTCTGATTAAAGAATATACCGAAAAACAATGGGGAAGAAAAGCTTCGGAACTTCCAAGCTTTATCATAAAAAGGCTTCCTGTAAGATTTACCTTCAATAATAACTACTTTAATGATAAATATCAAGGAATTCCAATTGGCGGGTATAATGTAATAATTGATAATTTATTAAAAGACATTGAAGTAAGAACAGAAGTGAATTTTTTTGATAATCGCAATTATTATGAAGGTATTGCAAATAAAATTGTATTTACAGGACAAATCGATGAGTTTTTTGAGTACCAATTTGGAGCTTTAGAATACAGATCTTTAAGATTTGAGCATGAAAGTATTGATACCGAAAATTTTCAGGGAAATGCCGTAATTAACTATAATGACGCAGAATATCCTTTCACTAGAATTATTGAACACAAACATTTTGAATTTGGAAATCAAGAAAAAACTGTAATAACAAGAGAATTCCCAGATGATTGGAGCGTAGGAAAGGAAGCTTATTATCCTATCAACAATGAGGAAAATCAACAAAAATTTGAAAAATATAAAGCTTTAGCTAAAAATACAGAAAATGTAATTTTTGGAGGTCGTCTTGCGGAATTTCGTTACTATGATATGCACCAGATTGTAGGTTCAGCTTTAGCGAAAGTTAAAAAGGAATTTAATGAATACTAA
- a CDS encoding DUF5672 family protein, producing the protein MVEIIIPIYKKTPDADDLISINQAFNVLKNHKITFIHPKSLDVSNYEAFTSRFLAFDDVYFKNIHGYNRLMLNVDFYNSFSEKYLLIYQTDCFVFKDELLDWCRKDFDYIGAPWIRSSEKIPIAKLVVERILVKTKSAINYRKKGKYQKDKSLLYNQVGNGGLSLRKREKFVEILEKIPHVVKIYLNPKHTGKFYAEDVFFSIEPQRNGISFLKPHYKQACLFSIENKQEKAMKINQGKLPFGCHRWTKEKNFWREIFKEFNVEI; encoded by the coding sequence TTGGTAGAAATTATTATTCCGATATACAAAAAAACACCTGATGCAGATGATTTGATTTCGATAAATCAGGCATTCAATGTTTTAAAAAATCACAAAATCACCTTTATTCATCCCAAAAGTTTGGATGTGAGCAATTATGAAGCGTTCACTTCCAGATTTTTGGCGTTTGACGATGTTTATTTTAAAAACATCCATGGTTACAACCGTCTTATGCTGAATGTAGATTTCTACAACAGCTTTTCGGAAAAATATTTACTGATTTACCAGACTGACTGTTTCGTGTTTAAAGACGAGCTTCTGGATTGGTGCAGGAAAGACTTTGATTATATCGGTGCTCCCTGGATCAGAAGTTCTGAGAAGATACCAATTGCGAAATTAGTAGTAGAAAGAATTTTGGTCAAGACGAAATCGGCCATTAATTACAGAAAGAAAGGGAAATATCAAAAAGACAAATCCTTGTTATATAATCAAGTCGGAAATGGAGGACTTTCTTTGCGGAAACGTGAAAAATTTGTGGAAATACTTGAGAAAATTCCGCACGTTGTTAAAATCTATCTAAATCCCAAACACACAGGTAAATTTTATGCGGAAGATGTATTTTTCAGTATAGAACCTCAAAGAAACGGCATTAGTTTTTTAAAACCACATTACAAGCAGGCATGTCTATTTTCGATAGAAAACAAACAGGAAAAAGCTATGAAAATAAATCAAGGCAAACTTCCTTTCGGCTGCCATCGGTGGACAAAAGAAAAGAATTTTTGGAGAGAAATCTTTAAAGAATTTAATGTTGAAATATAA
- the rocD gene encoding ornithine--oxo-acid transaminase, whose amino-acid sequence MSTVETVKDSQYFIDLEDRHGAHNYHPLPVVLDKGEGVFVWDVEGKKYYDFLSAYSAVNQGHSHPKIVEALVEQAQKLALTSRAFYNSKLGEYEKKITTLFGFDKVLPMNSGAEAVETAVKLARKWSYEVKGISENAAKIVVCENNFHGRTTTIVSFSNDPDANQNYGPFTPGFIKIPYNDLEALEEVLNREAENIAAFLVEPIQGEAGVYVPNDGFLKNASELCKKHNVLFIADEVQTGIARTGRLIACHHEDVQPDILILGKALSGGMYPVSAVLADNEIMNVIKPGQHGSTFGGNPIACAVAVAALDVVEEEKLSERAEELGKLFRSEVEKIIEKTDLVTKVRGKGLLNAILINDTPESSTAWNLCLKLKENGLLAKPTHGNIIRLAPPLVITEEQLLDCVKIIEKTILE is encoded by the coding sequence ATGTCAACAGTAGAAACAGTAAAAGACTCACAATATTTCATTGATCTTGAAGACCGACACGGAGCCCACAACTACCACCCTCTTCCGGTTGTTTTAGATAAAGGAGAAGGTGTTTTTGTCTGGGATGTGGAAGGAAAGAAATACTACGATTTTCTTTCAGCCTATTCTGCTGTCAACCAAGGTCATTCTCATCCAAAAATTGTAGAAGCATTGGTTGAGCAGGCTCAGAAACTGGCTTTAACGTCAAGAGCATTTTACAATTCGAAATTGGGGGAATACGAAAAAAAGATTACTACTCTATTTGGTTTTGATAAAGTTTTACCGATGAATTCCGGCGCTGAAGCAGTGGAAACAGCAGTAAAATTAGCAAGAAAATGGAGTTATGAAGTAAAAGGAATTTCAGAAAATGCAGCAAAAATCGTAGTTTGTGAAAATAATTTTCACGGAAGAACAACAACGATTGTTTCATTCTCCAATGATCCTGATGCGAACCAGAATTACGGTCCGTTTACTCCAGGTTTTATTAAAATTCCTTATAACGACCTTGAAGCTTTAGAAGAAGTTTTGAACAGAGAAGCAGAAAATATTGCGGCATTTTTGGTAGAGCCTATTCAGGGTGAAGCCGGAGTATACGTTCCGAATGACGGATTTTTAAAGAATGCTTCTGAATTGTGTAAAAAGCATAATGTTCTTTTTATTGCCGATGAAGTTCAGACAGGAATAGCAAGAACAGGGAGGTTAATCGCCTGTCATCACGAAGATGTACAACCTGATATTTTAATTTTAGGGAAAGCTCTTTCCGGCGGAATGTATCCTGTTTCAGCAGTTTTAGCGGATAATGAGATCATGAATGTGATTAAACCGGGACAGCACGGCTCTACGTTTGGAGGAAACCCAATTGCTTGTGCAGTAGCTGTTGCCGCTTTAGATGTTGTTGAAGAAGAAAAGCTTTCTGAAAGAGCGGAAGAACTGGGAAAATTATTCCGTTCTGAAGTTGAAAAGATTATTGAAAAAACAGATCTCGTTACAAAGGTTAGAGGAAAAGGGTTGCTGAATGCCATTTTAATTAACGATACTCCGGAAAGCTCCACTGCATGGAATCTTTGTCTGAAGCTAAAAGAAAACGGACTTCTTGCAAAACCGACTCACGGAAATATCATCCGTTTGGCACCGCCTTTGGTGATCACAGAAGAGCAATTGCTGGATTGCGTAAAAATTATTGAAAAAACTATTTTAGAATAG
- the accC gene encoding acetyl-CoA carboxylase biotin carboxylase subunit — MFKKILIANRGEIAMRILRTCKEMGIKTVAVYSTADKDSLHVRFADEAVCIGPAMSKDSYLKIPNIIAAAEITNADAIHPGYGFLSENANFSRICQKNGIKFIGATPEQIEKMGDKANAKATMKAAGVPCVPGSDGLIESYEIAAKTAEEIGYPVMIKATAGGGGKGMRAVWKAEDLKDHWESAIQEAVAAFGNGGMYMEKLIEEPRHIEIQVAGDQFGKACHLSERDCSVQRRNQKLTEETPSPFMTDELREKMGEAAVKAAEFIGYEGVGTIEFLVDKHRNFYFMEMNTRIQVEHPITEQVIDYDLIREQILLAAGTPISGINYYPKLHSIECRINAEDPYMDFRPSPGKITGLNIPGGHGVRVDTHVYSGYTIPSNYDSMIAKLITTAQTREEAIAKMRRALEEFYIEGVKTTIPFHRQLMDNEDYLSGNYTTKFMEDFVMDRKYDNH; from the coding sequence AATATTAATAGCCAATCGTGGCGAAATTGCAATGCGTATTTTACGTACTTGTAAAGAAATGGGAATTAAGACCGTTGCGGTATATTCTACTGCAGATAAAGACAGTCTTCACGTAAGATTTGCTGATGAAGCGGTTTGTATTGGTCCTGCAATGAGCAAAGATTCCTATCTGAAAATCCCTAACATTATTGCTGCTGCGGAAATTACCAATGCAGACGCAATTCACCCAGGTTACGGTTTCTTATCTGAAAACGCTAACTTCTCCAGAATCTGCCAGAAGAACGGTATTAAATTCATCGGTGCGACTCCTGAACAAATTGAAAAAATGGGAGACAAAGCAAACGCTAAGGCAACCATGAAAGCTGCAGGGGTACCTTGCGTACCGGGTTCAGACGGTTTGATCGAGTCTTATGAAATTGCTGCTAAAACTGCTGAGGAAATTGGTTATCCGGTGATGATCAAAGCAACTGCAGGTGGTGGCGGAAAAGGAATGAGAGCTGTTTGGAAAGCGGAAGATCTTAAAGACCATTGGGAATCTGCGATTCAGGAAGCTGTTGCAGCATTCGGAAACGGAGGAATGTACATGGAAAAACTGATCGAAGAGCCAAGACATATCGAAATTCAGGTTGCAGGAGACCAGTTTGGTAAAGCCTGTCACCTTTCTGAAAGAGACTGTTCGGTTCAGAGAAGAAACCAGAAACTTACGGAAGAAACTCCTTCTCCTTTCATGACGGACGAACTTCGTGAAAAAATGGGAGAAGCTGCTGTAAAAGCTGCAGAATTTATTGGATATGAAGGTGTGGGAACTATAGAATTCCTTGTAGACAAGCACAGAAATTTTTATTTCATGGAAATGAATACAAGAATTCAGGTAGAGCACCCTATCACTGAGCAGGTTATCGATTATGACCTGATCAGAGAACAGATTCTTCTGGCTGCAGGAACTCCGATTTCAGGAATTAATTATTATCCGAAATTACACTCAATTGAGTGCAGAATTAATGCGGAAGATCCTTACATGGATTTCAGACCTTCTCCGGGGAAAATCACAGGATTAAATATTCCTGGGGGACACGGAGTAAGAGTGGATACGCACGTTTATTCAGGATATACAATCCCGTCTAACTACGACTCTATGATTGCAAAACTAATCACAACGGCTCAGACGCGTGAAGAAGCGATTGCAAAAATGAGAAGAGCACTGGAGGAATTCTACATTGAAGGTGTAAAAACAACAATTCCTTTCCACAGACAACTGATGGATAATGAGGATTATCTTTCAGGAAACTATACTACAAAATTCATGGAGGATTTTGTGATGGACAGAAAATATGATAATCACTAA